One Candidatus Moraniibacteriota bacterium genomic window, TTTGCAAAAGATTGAAATAGTTTATAATCCAAGCGTGAATGAAATTAAAATTGCTTTGGCTGAAGGGAAAGCCGTAGTAGTTCCATTGGCTGGCCGAGAATTAAAAAATCCTAATTTTCGTAGTCCTGGCCCGCTATATCATATGCTGGTAATTAAAGGTTATGATAAGAATGATAATTTTATAACGAATGAACCGGGAACCAGAAAAGGTGCTAATTATAGGTATAAAACAGGAATAATAATGAATGCTATTCATGATTGGAATAATGGAGATGTGTATAATGGGAAAAAAGCTGTGATAATAGCAGGCTAGTGGCCGTTATTTATCTTACGTAAACGCAGTGGAAGTAAGATCAATAGGATTAATAATTCAAAAGCACTACCCAGGAAAAAAGCGAATGGCAAAGCTACTAATCCATAATGAAAACTCATAAAATATCCCCCTGGTATAGCGATTATAATTCCTAATATGCTGATTACAACTGGAATGGTTGTATTTTTTGTTGCATAGAAAGCTCTGGCCATAAGGTGGACTAATGACTCGGTAGGAATACTCAGACAAAATACTCCAAGGGCAGCAGATGTGCGGATTATGTCAGAAGATTCGAATGCTCCACCACCCAAAAAAATACTTATTAGTTCATCACGAATTAAAAAAATAATGGATGCAGATAATAAGCTTGCCAAAAGTATCAAGAGAAAAGAATTCTTTAGTGTTTTTAAAAAATTATCCTTAGCGTTATCATTAATAGCGTTAGCTAGCAAAGGAAAACTGGTTGTGGCAATAGTTATGCCAATAAGGCTTATCGGGACACTTTGAAAATTACGCGCAAAGCTTATTGCTGTTACTGATCCAGGCTGAAGCATTGAAGCTATAGCTGTAAAACCCCAAAAAGTCGCAAGTTCAATAGGATGTCCAAACATCTTGGGTATCATCATTCTGATGGTTTTACGAAAAGGAGCGGATTTGAAATCATATGCTGTTCTAAATCTGAAACCATGCCACCAAGCATCACCAAATCTTGCTAAAAGATGAAGAAAAGCCCCAAAAACTGTGCCTACAGCTACGCCCGTTATACCAAAAAATGGAGCCAAAAATAATGTTCCAAGAATTATCCCAAAATTGTAAAGAACTGGGGACATTCCATAAAAAAGAAATCGCCTTTGAGTTATCAACATGGCACCAATAGCGTTGGAAGCTGCAAAAAAGATAGGAGACAGTGCCAGAATTCGTACAATCTTTGCTACTAAAAGTCTATCAGCTTCATTAAAACCAGGAGCCACGATGACACTTATATAATTT contains:
- the murJ gene encoding murein biosynthesis integral membrane protein MurJ, coding for MKKWTNIIPKGSVILAITSFASYVLGLARDHFFAQTFGASRPLDAYNAAFLFPDLLFNILIAGGITAAFVPILSELLHSDKEKAKEYVNSIITAATGIMFIIAVIIIIFANYISVIVAPGFNEADRLLVAKIVRILALSPIFFAASNAIGAMLITQRRFLFYGMSPVLYNFGIILGTLFLAPFFGITGVAVGTVFGAFLHLLARFGDAWWHGFRFRTAYDFKSAPFRKTIRMMIPKMFGHPIELATFWGFTAIASMLQPGSVTAISFARNFQSVPISLIGITIATTSFPLLANAINDNAKDNFLKTLKNSFLLILLASLLSASIIFLIRDELISIFLGGGAFESSDIIRTSAALGVFCLSIPTESLVHLMARAFYATKNTTIPVVISILGIIIAIPGGYFMSFHYGLVALPFAFFLGSAFELLILLILLPLRLRKINNGH